A region of Centropristis striata isolate RG_2023a ecotype Rhode Island chromosome 17, C.striata_1.0, whole genome shotgun sequence DNA encodes the following proteins:
- the mrpl48 gene encoding 39S ribosomal protein L48, mitochondrial: MNVIFRKVSVVRQAFVLNQALTLCRATPSIQHPVWDCVNIRQHRSKPTNGIGSWRYLVPRAPRKKKKEGKKMKPIVEATDTSYGSLNVTVSGYDMTLVEYYSQHIHNLCNLLSIKVLECYALPTKTTEVMLMQEKGTKMYVDCILKTHKRVVQLSSLNTTLCPILMEVVLKNQPEGIQLSMKEHTKEDFQARFKARPELEGLLAQITY, encoded by the exons ATGAACGTCATCTTTCGAAAG GTGTCCGTCGTACGACAGGCGTTTGTGTTGAATCAAGCTCTGACATTATGCCG ggCCACACCATCCATCCAGCATCCTGTTTGGG ATTGCGTAAACATAAGACAACACAGATCCAAGCCAACCAACGGGATTGGGAGCTGGAGATATCTAGTACCTAGAGCACCG cgaaagaaaaagaaggagggGAAAAAGATGAAACCGATCGTTGAAGCGACGGACACATCGTACGGGAGTCTGAACGTGACGGTGTCGGGTTACGACATGACGCTGGTGGAGTATTACTCCCAGCACATACACAACCTCTGCAACCTGCTCAGCATCAAAGTGTTAGAATG CTATGCTTTGCCAACCAAGACCACCGAGGTCATGCTAATGCAAGAAAAAGGCACCAAGATGTACGTCGATTGCATCCTGAAGACTCATAAGCGAGTCGTCCAG TTGAGCAGTCTGAACACCACACTGTGTCCCATTTTAATGGAGGTTGTTTTGAAGAACCAACCAGAGGGAATCCAGCTCTCTATGAAGGAG CACACCAAGGAGGATTTCCAGGCGCGGTTCAAGGCCCGTCCAGAGCTGGAGGGACTCCTCGCTCAGATCACTTATTAG
- the LOC131989583 gene encoding tripartite motif-containing protein 16-like, with protein MAQKGVQLDRESFSCSICLDLLKDPVSLNCGHNYCMKCINSHWDVEDQKPVYSCPQCRKIFPTRPKLEKNTMLAELVEQLKKTGLQAAPADHCYAGPEDVACDFCSGRKLKAQKSCLVCLASYCELHLQPHYESQRFKKHKLVEPSEKLQENICSRHDEVMKMFCRTDRQSICYLCSVDQHKGHDTVSAAAERSERQKELEVSRLNIQQRIQDREKDVKLLQQELEAINRSADEAVEDSEKMFTELIRLMQKRSSEVKRQVRSQQETEVSGVKEVEEKLQQEIRELKRKDAELKKLSNTEDHNQFLHSYPSLSALSPSTSSIQIRPRRRFDHVTAVVSRVRDELEDVLRDKWTDVSLTEVDVLLPAAEPKTRAEFLQYSREITLDPNTAYTKLVLSGGNRKVTVMSQKQSYPNHPDRFTYWLQVLSRESLTGRCYWEVERSGSRVHVAVSYKNISRAGSSDDCKFGSNNKSWLLDCFNNSYNFRHNKVETPLSGPWSSRVGVYLDHSAGILSFYSASETMTLLHRVQTTFTQPLHAGVRLYSMYVGDSVEFCKLK; from the coding sequence atggcgcAGAAAGGAGTTCAGCTGGACCGGGAGAGCTTCTCTTGTTCgatctgtctggatctactgaaggatccgGTGAGTCTTAACTGTGGACACAACTACTGCATGAAGTGTATTAACAGCCACTGGGATGTAGAGGATCAGAAACCGGTCTACAGCTGCCCTCAGTGCAGGAAGATCTTCCCAACGAGGCCCAAACTggagaaaaacaccatgttagcagAATTAGTGGAGCAGCTGAAGAAGACTGGCCTCCAAGCTGCTCCTGCTGACCACTGCTATGCTGGACCTGAAGATGTGGCCTGTGATTTCTGCAGCGGGAGAAAACTGAAAGCTCAGAAGTCCTGTCTCGTCTGTTTGGCGTCATACTGTGAGCTACACCTCCAGCCTCATTATGAATCACAGAGATTTAagaaacacaagctggtggagccctccgagaagctgcaggagaacatctgctctcgtcacgatgaggtgatgaagatgttctGCCGGACCGATCGGCAGtctatctgttatctctgctctgtggaccaacataaaggccacgacacggtctcagctgcagcagaaaggagcgagaggcagaaagagctggaggtgagtcgactcaacatccagcagagaatccaggacagagagaaagatgtgaagctgcttcaacaggagctGGAGGCCATCAATCGCTCTGCTGATGaagcagtggaggacagtgagaagatgttcactgagctgatccgtctcatgcagaaaagaagctctgaggtgaagcggcaggtcagatcccagcaggaaactgaagtgagtggagtcaaagaggtggaggagaagctgcagcaggagatcagagagctgaagaggaaagatgctgaactgaagaagctctcaaacacagaggaccacaaccagtttctccacagctacccctcactgtcagcactcagCCCGTCTACATCCAGCATCCAGATCCGTCCTCGCCGCCGCTTTGACCACGTGACAGCGGTCGTGTCACGAGTCAGAGACGAACTGGAGGACGTCCTGAGAGACAAATGGACAGACGTCTCACTgactgaagtggatgttttactgCCGGCAGCAGAACCAAAGACCAGAGCTGAGTTCTTACAGTATTCACGAGAAATCActctggatccaaacacagcatACACAAAGCTGGTATTATCTGGAGGGAACAGGAAAGTTACAGTAATGAGTCAAAAACAGTCTTATCCTAATCATCCAGACAGATTCACTTACTGGTTGCAGGTCCTgagtagagagagtctgactggacgttgttactgggaggtggagcGGAGCGGGTCAAGAGTTCATGTAGCAGTCTCATACAAGAACATCAGCAGAGCAGGGAGCTCAGATGACTGCAAGTTTGGATCTAATAACAAATCTTGGCTGTTAGATTGTTTCAATAACAGTTATAACTTTCGGCACAACAAAGTTGAAACTCCCCTCTCAGGTCCTTGGTCCTCCAGAGTGggagtgtacctggatcacagtgcaggtattctgtccttctacagcgcctctgaaaccatgaccctcctccacagagtccagaccacgttCACTCAGCCGCTCCACGCTGGAGTTCGTCTTTATAGTATGTATGTTGGAGACTCTGTTGAGTTCTGTAAACTGAAATAA